TGTGTATAGATTCACTTGTGGTCATGTTTCAAATCCCcaggaatattttctttgcttcttatCCAGGTAACACcatgtatttttcattacaaGTACTGTTGGAAATtctaataaaatttcttttatattctccagtaaaacagcaaatgaaaaggttttttttctaaaaatattctctTCTACAGGCAAAATTCTTGTCTGGCAATGCTTTGAATCCGATATAGTAGCCTACCGAATTttatcagtttttctttctttacagcaTTCAGACCTAAGGAACAGCAAATGCAATAAGTAGTGATAATTAAAACCTGTTACTTTATTGTTTCTCTATGATGTTACAAATGTCTTGGTTATATCACAAGTAGAGCTTTAAAACACCCTGTCAAACTTTAGACAGCAGTATTGCATAGGCTTTTAACAATCTCCAACGAtctccaacattaaaaaaaaccctgtaattcaTAACTAAATACAGCTTTATATCCATGAGAGTTTGTAGATGTTTAAAAATTTAGCTTCAACCCAAGCTAAAGTGAGCAGTGAAACTAAATGAAACTTATTTTTGTGTGTACTTAGGTCTTTTGGATGTGTCTGCATGGGCAGTTCACTTGTGTAATACGAGAGGATCAATAGTTGATGCAGTCTCCTGGCTTCACGCCAGTGAAAGAACCTTAGCTTGGGCCGTCACGTGCCCAACACCACCGCTGGCATGAGTCAGTAATGAGGCAGCAGTTTGAAGTTACCTATGTGCTGAATAATTGGCTTGCCCATCAGCTTCAGCAAAGCAGAATGTGCAAGCCGTGGAGTTTTGGCTGCCTTTCTTACCATTCACAGTGTACGTTAGTTTGCATCTCTACTGTCAGCTGTCTAGTTTCATAAAATGTATGGGAATTTTCTGATCTCTGAGACTTCTGTCCTGGTGCCAGACATGGCTGTTAGGTTGTCTAACAGGATCAAATTTAAACTGATTGTGACTATGATTGCCAGACTTGACAGGATTTCCTAGGGAAATGAGACTTAAAATGCTTGTCTTTCAAAGTATTATGGGAAATCCAGCTGCATGAGTTATCAAATTATTTGCCAAATTCTATGTCGTTATATGTTTTGTTATGGTTAgcagctttttttattattatagagGTACAGTTGTTTTCCAACTTATCTTGAAAAGAGGACTAGCTACACTTTGATGCAAGAATACATGTAAACATCAGATTATAATAAATTAGTAAATGTAGTATAAATGTGGTATAAAATATAAGCTCTTTATATTAAACATCAGTGTAGTATATAAATTGCTAGGAATtttaacaggttttgttttgatCTAAGCTTTGCTGTTCATATTCAACAATATAgaatttggtcttttttttttaatggaatacgATTTTAAACACCCTAAATATAGTGTTTTAGTATTTATTATGTGAAGATGCCCATTGCTCTTCAGGTGGATGTTACAGTTCCTATTTGCTCAGCCCTGTGGTGCTATTAATGCTGTCAGTTGCTGATGTGGTTAATGACTGCAACTTGGGGATGTCATACCATTTTCCTGCTCAGTAACAAACAGACAAATTTGTATCGGATGTTACCTTTGTTAGAAGCTACTTAGACTCTTTAATGATGGCTTgtgcaaatatagaaaatgattGATTGTGATTTTAGAGTTCTAGTACATTTAGTGTGTTAACTGGGAACCAGAAGTGCTGATTAAGACCAGAAACATTTTTCACAATTATGTTTTGTGTTCTTATTAAACtagtttaatattaatttataacCTGTGACTTGGATCATATAGCAGCTATGGATGAATTGCGTAGCAATTTGAAGTCATCTTCATCATAGTATATAATTAAACTTTGCTCATAATGCTTGTCTCACAGCTGTGCCTGAATTTTTATTATGCATTGTTTATGTAGTAAGCACTCTGTTAGGCGTTCTCTGGTTAGACTGTTCATGCCCTGAAGACCTACTTACACAATTACACCTTTGTTTTTAACCTCTTGTTTGCTAATATTCACAGCTGTCACTCTACTCCTCTCCAGCTCGTGAGACTAAATATGTGGAGAATCCACAAACCCAATTGGAAGAGGGGGTTTCGCGTTTACGGCATGTTATGGAACCATATACAGCCTCGTGTCAGGTATGATGGTTTTATATCACATCTGGTAGTGGTTCAGTGATAAGGGTTGaactgggattttatttttttaggaacaGAATTAATAGATACCAGCAAAGTAAAAGTTGACAGCTGTACAAgcatttttccaaaatgctgtgTTACTTAAAGTTTTCCACAGTTTGGGTCATAATATTTACCCCCTCCTCACACAAAACCAGTTGTTTTTTTCTACTAATTTGCTGAACTAAACCTCTGCTTTTTCGCATTTTTATTTGtccaaaagaattaaaagaaaattaactaaaGCTTAGAATTGTTATCTGAAATAAACTTTAAGCTTAAAGATATCTAGGGATATCTGGATTTGGTACTGTCCTGTGACTGAGGAAGACAGGACAGTgattaaatttactttttccatGTTCAAGGAGAAGACCTTAAATTATCAAGCAGTATGTTTTGGAGCAGCAATACCGAGCTGTCCTCGCTGCAACTGTGACAAAACAcaactttgcagaaaataaatcagtattaGCTGAACTGGAATGTTGAGGGAAGGAATGCGACTTTCTGGACTAGAGAAAATGCCAGGCCACTAATAGTGGCAAACCTAGCTCCTAGACCTTACCCCAaaacttttttatatattttattaggtAGCATGTTTATACTAGACAgtcattaaatacaaaaatagtcTTTGGAGCATAGACCAAAACAAAGATCTTTGTAATCAAGGCTTAAATTATTGATATTAGATTGCAGAGTCATATGATGGATTTCTTGCTCTTTCCTGACCCAGCACATGTTGAGGCTTACTTTTGAAGCGAGGGCATCCTTGTCATCTGGCTGCTTCTTGGCAACTTTAGGTGACTTTGCACTCTGGCTGTTGTGAATCCCCTTCTTAAACTGCAAgttgtttttccagttctctaTAGAAAGCCAAGCTGTTCAGATCAGGATGTCCATTCTGCCCAGAAGTTCTGTGTTGTGGTACTAACCTTTAACAGTATTGAAacatcttttcagaaatattcaggGTTACTCAGTCTAGCGATGTGTTTCTAAAGTGCCACCAGCAGGAGTACTGACTTCAGTTTTGAAGAAGGGGGATTTTCCACAGGATAGTTAGAGCTCTGACCTCCTAAAGGCATGGGTTCTGTTTGGTTGCCTGTGGTAACCGTAACTGGGAATGAAATTTGAGACGAGGTTAGTTGCCCAGTTGGACTGACTGCAGGTAAGCCTTGAACAGTGCTTTATGTCTCACTGGCCTGTTGTCTTccaatttgctttatttttttgtctgcGTGGTGATCATTTACATAAGATGTGCTCTTCTGCTCACACAAAACAAGCCATTTCCTGGCAGTGGTTTACTGACTCATGTTATGAAGCGGGCATGTAAACTTTATGTATTTGGGGTCATGTTGCTTGCTTAACTGTAGCCAGAGATAGTTCTGGTTttacaccacccccaccccctgctGTGTTAAAGAAAAGAACATCTTAGGTGTGTCTCAgttgtctttaaaattaaaagcataacCCAGGATAATGAGAATAAAATTGGTTATGTTTGTATATCCGTTTTACTTTCACAAAATTGCTTGCTTAACTATAGTGGAAAGTCAGTTCAAAACACAGATGTACAAATGAGCCAGTTATGTGAGAGCTGTGACAGAAGATCAGACTTAGTCTCTGGGGTCTTTAGAGCAAGTTCTTTTTTCCATTGGCTTTTAATAAGACCAACATCCATTTAGAGTTATATTGTGTGTCACAtgctaacacttttttttcatgacaagttttttttttttcaagtcattcTTGCCAGTGAGGAAACGAAAGTTCTAAAGATATTATCCCCCATGCAGTATCCTGAACAAATGCTTTCACTTCTGCGCAGATACAGCTCAAGTGGTATTGCGAGATCATTCTCTGCTTTAGCTTTGGGCATACATGTGTATGAATTTGTTCCCTAATTGATAGACAGTCTTGCATTGTCTCTCCAAAGGATTATTAGCATAATAATTAGCAGGGTTGCttttattgagatttttttttttgtctactttGATAAAAGGCAGTGTGAGTTCTTTTACGTTCTGCATATTTTCAGTctgagaaaaaaatctagaaCTAATTTGTGGGGTTGATGCAGTGCTCTTTGATTTACTTTGGACATTGTACGGGCGTTGATGCAGTGCTCTTTGATGATTTACTTTGGACATTATGTGGACATTTCATTTTCCAAGTCacttaaaaaatgcaattttgttaGCCTAAGATAGTCTCTTGGAAAGTGGAATTTATCACGTTGCAGAATGAGTCATGTACCCCTGTGAAGTGCTAGGAAGGAGTTTATTACAGTGTTGTACTTCCTTTCTTTGCATCAACTCAAGTATTTTTGCAATACCTACGTACACTGAGAAACCTGAGATAATCCTGAGTTTCAGCTGCCTGATCAGGAACTCAATGAAATATTGAAGTTGACTTCTGTGTTTTGAGGTATTGTATTTCATCTGTGTCCAAAGGCAACTTTGAGAAAAAGCCGTATGTTATGCCAAATGCAATGTTAAGCAAGCATAGCCCTGTAAGTGAAGGGTGGAAGTGGGaataaaaagaagttattttaggGACCCgacactaatttttttcttcttcttcttttttttttttttcttttcttttctttgtcaggTCAGTTAGAATCTGTAGTTAATGTTTTACTTACTTGGTATCTatttactgtggttttgttttcttttctttttttttaggatctTTATGCCAAAGCTATGCCCAAATTAGAAAAAGCTGTTGAGCATGGTAGAGGTAAATCAGTTTAGTTTTCTTAACTAGCAATTTAAAATGCAGGACTGTActatattttatgttaaaaggGAATTCCATTAAGCatcattatatatataatttctaatGCATTTAAGACTACTTTATTTGCACTGTATATCTCTTTAAATTTCCTTTGTAGGTCATTATAACACTACATTTCTAAACAATTAAAATCTGAGACCTGCATCTATGTTGACAACTATCATTTTTAGTGACATTGatgcaggaaaagaaggaaaaaaagcctcacAATTTATTCCCAGTCGGTAGTATTTGCTTGACCCAGCCTAATAACTGAAACTTCCTGCAATGTCTTTTACTTGTCACAAGTGTTAGGtcttttgtttgtaatttttagccttttcattttggtttactTCCTTGGATCTCCTAAGAATtttgaattaattgaaaataatttgtatttatttttggtttttggaAGCATCCTTTCATACATCACGACTGAGCATGGATGCTGTCTAGAGCTCATCTCGGATACTGCGCCTCTTTTGCTTAAACTTAACAGTCTCAGTCTTTTAAACTCCTTTGTATGGAAGGTTTTTCATAGTTTTCCATTCCCCCATCGGACTCACATCTTGGAGTGAGCTTTGTTATGCTGtgtctttcctttgttctgtgatttgttttttgtacAGTGTTTTACTGAAACTAATTCTTGTTAACATGTAATAAATGTAAGAATCCATTTTGCAAAGGTTTTTATCACTAATTTGAAAAAGATATAACCGAGAtgcaaaagagcaaaacaaaacagatggcCCAGGAGCAAAGGCAAAAGCTTCTATGAAAATTGGTGAATACAATACGATGTTCAGTTTCATTCATGTGTCACTAGAGAAGATCTCAAAGGCTTTGAATTTTATGCCAGCAGATCTAAAATGTGCATGATAGTTAAATGTGTTTTGATAACTCTTTATGTTTTGTAACAATTGCCAGCATGTATTGATGATTCCTTATCACAAAAACACTTTCACATTACATTAAAGCACTTTGTTCTGACTTCTTTTCAGAGGGCTATGAATTTCTCCAAAACCCCCCTGCTGGATTTTATCCAAGGCTTGGTGTGATTGGTTTTGCTGGAATTGTTGGATTGTTTCTTGCTAGAGGTAAGTGGGAACCTTTTGAAGTGCTTATATTATGATTCGGGATAAATAActtatttgtggttttttggatACTAATTTTTAATTGTGACGCATGAGATCTGACTTAACTGTAAAAGCATGTTTCTACAATGTTCCTCCAATTATAAAGAAACTTAATGTAACAGGTGTGTAATAACCATCAATTATTGTTTATGAATACTGTATTTGTTACTGGAATCCAGTCTTTGATCTTTTCTGGTTCTAGCTTATTATAGCAAAAGTAGAagaggatttgttttttttttttttagcctaaaaatctttttaattacTTAAGTTCTTGATCACATATGTCACTGTAGAAAACTAGAGAGGAATAAATTATGGTAAAATAGAGAGATTCCTGAACTGTGATACATGTACAATTAGTTGTATATTCAAGTTCCTTCAAAATATTGTGTGTCCAAACACAGATGGTGTATTCAGCAAAAATACTTGTGAACTCTGGCTGTACTATAAATACATGCACGTTTTATGCTATAGAAATGTGATACAGTTAATTTCATCACACTAGTTGAAGAAACTAATATGTTTATGCTTTcatagaaataaatgttattttaagaaatgttaattgtgaaaaagtattttgtgtttgtattgaGATATTCTTAATACAGTGAAATGAAGTAACACAACAAGAAAACTTGTAGATAACGGAACTGTAAAGTTCTAGAATTTAAAAACTAGTGAGGACTAACTTTGGATAAAAATACACCTTTGTGGAGCCTGATGTGTTGAACAAACTGGAACTGTCTGCTTGGCTATGTAAAAATGGAAAGCATTCTGTGAATATATGCACTTATAATGAAAATCAAGGTCTCCAACTTTACCCATTTGAAGGTCTTTCTCTTCAAACTCCTGCTTCTTGAGTTATGTGATTATGAATGAGATCAGCTTCCAGCCTTCATGACTGTAGCAAAATTGCGGGGGGGAAGTATGGTCTTGGGGCTGGATCTGAAAGATTAGAGAGTCctaagtttaataaaaataaaaatcccttatAATACAAATGGCTGATTTGTTAATCTTTTAGGATGGGAgccataattttaaaactttttgtttgGTTATAATTTACAATACTGACCATTATTTCCAGAAAGTATTCAAACTGTAGAAGGAGGTGCCCCTTAATTCTGATGCTACAGAAAGTTAGAACCAAATGTCCTctttttttatccctttcccccctTGGTCTCACTGGAAAAATTGCCCTCTTGGAAGATACAGATAAAATCTTGCAGGTGTAACCATAACACTTGAAGATACAGCTGCTCACTAAGTAGAAAGTACAGCGTTCAGAGTTCAATTATGTGAATATTGTGCAGTCATCCAGCTTGGTTTAAAATGCTGTTGAAGATAATTTGTTCTAACCTTGTTGAGAAGTACTGTAATGGACATGGGAGTATTCCTAAACTTCCTTCTAATGGGAATCTCCAGCAGGTCGCAGCCTGCTGGAAGGCATTCATATCTTCAACGGTTATATTTATTCCTAAAGTGATATTGTAGGCACACTGATAAGCTATCACTAAGGAAGATTTCCCCATTCCCAGAAATTACAACAAAAGTGTAATTTTTCTGATTGTAAAGATGCAATGAAGCTTgccttttctgtgctttcttatAGCTAATTGGTACCAAGTTGCCCCTTCACAAGACTAGCAACATCACTTTATAGATGTCTCTTGTTTACTGCTAAGTTTCTCATCTCATCATGAGCATATGTTAGCGGAAACACTAAACACTTCTAACATGCATTTCCTCTTCAAAATTCATTATTCCTTTATTAGAAGCACGTGTGGCTTCGCATATAGAGCAGGCTGTTCTATGAGGAGCAGAACTACTGCATCCTGACTCCTGTACGGCTGTTCTATGACCTTTTTTCTCTTGTAgtgcttgcttttctcctttaCCTGCTCCCTTCTATGTTCCTTTCTGACTGGATAAACTGCAGCATGCCCTGTCACTGATTCAGTGATGCGTATTGTCACTGGCCAGCCAGGATACACAACCTGTGGCCAGCTGTGATAAGAGGATGATCTTTTCAGACAGTTAAATTATTTTAGACTTGTATAATTGAATAGAGAGTTCAAATtgattaaaatgttcaaaatttaGTTGGGGACTGAGCAATAGGTACATAGCATAATTGTAAGTactttagtttaaaaatactttcaaatgctTTGCAAATTGCTACAGTGAATCAAGAAAAATTATTCATAAGAGTAGTTGTGGAAGAATCAATATTTGTGAGTCAAGGTAACTTAGAAAGTTTGTATTGGAACGTCTCTTATTCTGCTTGATGTATTGAAAGAATGCTATCCTAACTTTTCTTTGCctgagtttttatttttagtttagaaAAGAGTATCAGTTGGTATAATTCTCTTAAGTACCTCTTAACTGTGACTTTTAATTCATTATTCAGTaccaaaataaattatgtattaCCACAATAAGTATAGTTGTAAGGTAATTTTCACTATGGaaagatgttaataaaaatattctcttaAAAAGGTTAAAAGAATAATTACTGATCAGAGTAATCATGTTTCTTAACAAACCAGTAGGACTGAACAGAAAATATGTTAAACTGcatttaataaaattgttttgattGCAAATAAAAGGGTAGGGCCATTCAGCTGTCTTGGTTAACATCTCTAacaatgttttgggttttctttgcttttttttgttatgaaacaGGCTCAAGAATAAAGAAGTTAGTGTATCCTGCAGGTCTCATGGGTATTGGTGCCTCCATGTATTACCCTCAGCAAGCAGTTTCTATTGCAAAGGTCAGTGATGATACCTTTCTTTGGAGAAGTGTCTTTTACTTTGATTATTGCCTCCTACCTTCAAATTAACTGGTAATCCATTTTAAAAGCCATGTCAGTGTGCTTGGCACTTAACAAAATGATAGTTATTTTGTCAAAGAACATGCAGTCTACGCTAAAAGACGGTCAGATACTCTGTTTCTTTTAGTGACTATTTTTTTCTAACATCTGCAGTAGTGTCTTCAGTTTGAGGAACATAATTTCCTTTCTGAATCTCTAACCTCAAATAATTATAAATTAATGTAAATACGCTTATTAAGTGCAGTTTGCATGTTACTTACAATAGTAAGAaagcctgaaatattttgagagcaaatgaaaacaggatttgaaagaaagaaaggacaaaaaaaaggagagtctatAGAGAAATCATAGGAACAACATTTTGAGATAAACATTGTTAttgaagttttctgctttttattggaTAGAGTTTTAAGAAAGATGGCATGCACATTCTGGAATGGGGTAAGAATTCTGCTGCTTATTGGATGCCTTTCTTGTTTATGCATTTGTTGTTTCAGGCACATAGGAAACATGTTAACTTACAGTTGCTTAAGTGGGTTTCCtgtgaaagaaagaactgaagagACCAGACTTACCAGCTTACAGCTGCTACTGATGTCAGTTTATATGTCTTGCTGTCCACACTTAATTGTACTGGCAGATTTCTCAGTTCTCCACCACGatctttttcaaatttagcttTTAACCGCTTACAGTGCACATATTTTAGTGTGTCAGAAATACTTTATATTTCAGGATTTGGTAAATTGGCTATCCAGTTATTGGTGACTTGTGAATGACACTGAGATGTCAGGATGAAAATAGGATATTCTCAAGAACACATGAtgttctttgaaaactgaaaggtCATTGACTTAGGGAAAGTAACAAATGGTGTGTTTGAACTCTGCCAGCATGGCGAAACCCTGATCTTGGATGGAATCTTTTTTTAGTGCTTCCAGGATTCAGGTGCTCTAAATCCAGATGGTTCTGTTGACTTATTCCCAGGGAGTGAAAATGGTGCAAGTGGCAGGAAAAAGAACATCAAAATTTAAGAAACTTAGACGTTTCTGTTGGAAACTGTGTACTGAAATTTTACTTGCCTTTTGAACAGAGAAGTGGGAAGTGATTGAATGGTGTTCAAACTGAtgttactgtttttaaagaaGCTCAGTTCAGTCTTAACTATGGATTTGCTACTAACAGCTTCACAATACCGTGTTTATTTTACGAAAACTTTGAAGTGCATGATTGCCCTTTGATAAATTCACAGTTCTTAGTTTGATTGTAACAAAATATCTGATACGAGACCATGAGCCTGAAACTTGGTTGGAGTAGGTTTAGCTTTGTCGACTTGGTCAGGACACTAGACGTATGAGTTTGAAAACTTTTGTGGAGAGTGTGATATCCTAGATACTGTTTTGGTTCCTCTAATCTCTCTCgcacttttcttttcttaaagaagcAAAGTTTTAAGCATATCAGATCTTACTGTCCATAATTTTTATGCTTTAATCTGAAATTGGAAGCACTTTAATCTCtagtaattattttgaaatgtttcatagGCCTTTCAAAAAAATTCTGTGAGCCTGGAAAGGGATGCCAGCAGTACAAAGCTCACTTGCCAAGTTAATAGAACAGTACAGGAAATATTCTGgaacataaattttaaattttttatttattctttatattatgttctttttatttttcttccacatttgaGTACTTCATCACTGCTTTTTCATTTACAGGTTGGTACAGTTTCCTTCATTTGGTAAACTTTCAGATTTGACCATACTTTAAAAGACTAAAAAAGTTTtcggtgttttttctttttttcccttctcacctTTATTAAAGACTTTCCATTGGAGAGCTGGAAATAAACACAGCAAAATGTATTTGCAGTTGAGGTACAACACTTGATGCATCTGTctggaagaaaacttttttctttaattaaaatgtatgagTTGCTAAGTGAAGTTATAGCACAGAATTCATCATTGGTAATAGGTAGTTTTCAGACACTATTCATCTAACTGGAGATGGAAGAAATgcacagactgattttttttccctgctttagTAATCATTCTAATAAATCACAAATTTGTAAGGGATTTATTTCCTCACTGCTAGTATTACTTTAATTTGTATAGCTTTGAACAAATGGTCAGACTGTATATGTGGTAAGGGAACTGAATTTAATACTaaagtttattttgttctgtGGAACTTTAACTAGTGTTTTGGAACTGTATTGCTTTCCAGCTAATCAtaatacattcaaaatattttgtatttactgtGGCTTATCTTCCATCTGGAAGAAACTTTCCGTTATGAAGTTACTTAAATCAATCTTTTTATCATGAGAATTAATTTTTGTTCCTTGTTATAACTTCTCAAATTTTCTAAAGTAGTGTGTGTTATGCTTACCTTCTTCTTGAAAGTAAGAAAAGCTTCCTAATATGTGTTTATTTCTTTGACAACAAACTAAATTATTTCTATGTCTTTTGAACCTATACTACGTCCCTTGCTCAGTTCAGTCCAGAAGGTATAAACAGTTGTGCGGGCACAACTGAGAGCATGACATATACAGGAACTGTGGGTTGAAAAGAAGGAGCTGGGGTCACTTGATCCATGTTTGCTGCAGAATGAAATGCTTGTGAAATTGCACTATGACTACTTTGTTAATATAAATGTAGAAAAGCCAGCAAATTCTTGGTTTAGTTTCTCAGCATGCAATGTAGATAAATAATTGCTAACCATAATTCTGCTCTATAATCTTGACATAAAACATACGGTACAGTCAATATTGTATGCTTATGGTCCTATGTAGAATTAAAATATGGGAGCTTGTGTACATGCACATTAGGCCTTAGAGACTGCTGATGCTACCCCAGTAGCGCCTAGTACGGGTGTTTGTGGCCCAAGGTCACTTTAAAACTATTTCAGAGTCCCTGTTGAGAACCACTCAATCTGACTTTTGATATTGTTTGTTCAAATTTTAGCATACAAACTTACTTACAGTGTTGCATTGAACAGAGGTGATATTTTAGCGTGTTGTAATTTAACACAAACAAGCTGGAAATTGTTACCTTCCAGAAATTAAGAATTCCAGATGACTGAATGGAAAAACTTGTCTGTCTTTGAAAGGAACTCTTTGTATGAATGTTGGAATGAGCACTTTGAACAATTGAATGAACTGTTTGTATTGTGATTGTTCCTTTCACTTTTCCTGGTTGGAACTGCCACTCCCAAGAATAGCGGTGGCAACTGCAGTACCCACCTGCTTTCTCTTCAACTGCTTCATGAGGAGGAGAGGTATAAAACACAAGCCTAATGCATGACTCTAGTGGTGTGTTCGTGAGAGGATGCCCTGGGTGGTTATAAAAATTTCTTGTCTATGTTCCTGTTGACCCTGTAACTTGCAGCTTACAATCTATCTAGAACTGTATTTTTCAACCCATGCAAGCTGTGAAGATCTGCATGTTGGGAGGTGTGTACAGTGTTGAAACATTGATTGAATGTGTCAGACAAAGCTGTCTGGGTTGCTGTATCTTGTGATGTGCTACTTTACTCTAGCAACATGAATGACCAGTTTCTCATTTAGTGCAATTCATAATTCATTTGATCATATGACTCCTataataagaatatttttaagtttctaCTGTTAGGTATTTAGagtgtttttaagtattttaatggGGTATTTTTAAGCAGGACAAGAAATGGCTTATGGatagttgttgttttttctcattttatgttgATAGCTTAGTAACATTGCAGACAAAACACccctctgtttgtttgtttattgtagtTGTTTTTCAGTCCTGGTAGATTTGTACTGCTTGCACAACTGATCACACTATCTTTCCAGATGAGCCATAGGCTCCTCTGAGTTTCAGAACTAGTTTGCTGAAGTACTTGAGAATGAACAGTCCTGATACTGAAGAAGATGATGACTGTCTATACCTGTAATGTTTGAATTGAGGGATTTTGGAGATTTAACATATTCATCCCTGGAACAGTTGGTGTGCTTTTTTCTGATGACCTTT
This genomic interval from Calonectris borealis chromosome 1, bCalBor7.hap1.2, whole genome shotgun sequence contains the following:
- the APOO gene encoding MICOS complex subunit MIC26 isoform X3 yields the protein MRQQFEVTYVLNNWLAHQLQQSRMCKPWSFGCLSYHSQSRETKYVENPQTQLEEGVSRLRHVMEPYTASCQDLYAKAMPKLEKAVEHGREGYEFLQNPPAGFYPRLGVIGFAGIVGLFLARGSRIKKLVYPAGLMGIGASMYYPQQAVSIAKVAGTQLYDWSLQGYIAVESLWKDNPKKKKSGKKSDKGDADGDKPLETHAASDEEQAQK
- the APOO gene encoding MICOS complex subunit MIC26 isoform X4 — translated: MRKYILQLLMVIRLGATPVSLSLLSIQVYASSSEKETSKKELLKIEELSLYSSPARETKYVENPQTQLEEGVSRLRHVMEPYTASCQDLYAKAMPKLEKAVEHGREGYEFLQNPPAGFYPRLGVIGFAGIVGLFLARGSRIKKLVYPAGLMGIGASMYYPQQAVSIAKGDADGDKPLETHAASDEEQAQK
- the APOO gene encoding MICOS complex subunit MIC26 isoform X1, with protein sequence MRKYILQLLMVIRLGATPVSLSLLSIQVYASSSEKETSKKELLKIEELSLYSSPARETKYVENPQTQLEEGVSRLRHVMEPYTASCQDLYAKAMPKLEKAVEHGREGYEFLQNPPAGFYPRLGVIGFAGIVGLFLARGSRIKKLVYPAGLMGIGASMYYPQQAVSIAKVAGTQLYDWSLQGYIAVESLWKDNPKKKKSGKKSDKGDADGDKPLETHAASDEEQAQK
- the APOO gene encoding MICOS complex subunit MIC26 isoform X2 — encoded protein: MFKVIRLGATPVSLSLLSIQVYASSSEKETSKKELLKIEELSLYSSPARETKYVENPQTQLEEGVSRLRHVMEPYTASCQDLYAKAMPKLEKAVEHGREGYEFLQNPPAGFYPRLGVIGFAGIVGLFLARGSRIKKLVYPAGLMGIGASMYYPQQAVSIAKVAGTQLYDWSLQGYIAVESLWKDNPKKKKSGKKSDKGDADGDKPLETHAASDEEQAQK